Proteins from one Hyperolius riggenbachi isolate aHypRig1 chromosome 2, aHypRig1.pri, whole genome shotgun sequence genomic window:
- the LOC137544700 gene encoding E3 ubiquitin-protein ligase TRIM39-like — translation MASADLSQELECPVCLSIYTDPVNLICGHNFCRVCINQHLDTQEGSGGYSCPQCRKTFNVRPTLQRNIALRNIAESFLSTQPHQEEAGVFCSNCVDSSVPAVKYCLHCDVSVCVKHLKVHSKAPEHVLSDPNTSMQTRKCSIHKELLKYYCTEDAVCICVSCSLAGEHRGHQVEMLDEASEMKKKKLRNDLQKLMAKTEEAKKRVQSLEERRKKSQEKADGETERVNALFRDIRTRLDNLEQRVLSGIMRQAEQVSQSYNDVIQQLEIKKEELSRKMRHIEELCNMTDPLTVLQESDTGELCDTEDRERHDKQLHDGGDLDVAGISHTLHTGLSDIMSGQTLGLPVYADILLDVNTAGNNLHISSDRKTASRSEKSQNHPERPERFQYNQVLSSQRFSSGRHYWEVDVGRLDVWRVGMCYPSIARKGRKSVIGENNMSWGLFRWYGQYSVIHDRKEIRLPDKIPSDIVRICLDYEAGQISFYALCDPITHLHSFTTTFTEPLHAVLSVVDGCIKISRRTRGDERFAQW, via the exons ATGGCGTCTGCTGATCTGAGCCAGGAGCTGGAGTGTCCAGTCTGTCTGAGCATTTATACCGATCCTGTAAACCTGATATGTGGTCACAACTTCTGTCGAGTCTGTATTAATCAGCACCTGGATACACAGGAGGGGTCTGGAGGTTATTCCTGTCCTCAGTGTAGGAAAACATTCAATGTTCGGCCTACACTGCAGAGGAACATTGCTCTGAGGAACATAGCAGAGAGTTTCCTGTCTACTCAGCCACACCAGGAAGAGGCTGGAGTCTTCTGCAGTAACTGTGTGGACTCTTCTGTACCGGCTGTTAAATATTGTCTGCACTGTGACGTTTCTGTGTGTGTTAAACACCTGAAAGTCCACAGTAAGGCACCAGAACATGTCTTATCTGACCCCAACACTTCCATGCAGACAAGGAAATGCTCCATCCATAAGGAACTATTaaagtattactgcactgaggatgctgtTTGTATCTGTGTGTCCTGTAGTTTGGCTGGAGAACATCGGGGACATCAGGTGGAGATGCTGGATGAGGCCTccgagatgaaaaagaagaagctgAGAAATGATCTGCAGAAGCTGATGGCAAAGACAGAGGAGGCTAagaaaagagtccagagtctggaggaacgcaGGAAAAAATCACAAGAAAAAGCAGATGGTGAAACAGAGAGAGTCAATGCCCTGTTTAGAGATATCAGGACACGGCTGGACAATCTCGAGCAGAGAGTCCTGAGTGGCATCatgagacaggcagagcaggtgtcacaatcatacaatgacgtcattcagcagctggagataaagaaggaggagctgtccaggaagatgcgtcacattgaggagctgtgtaacatgactgatccactgactgtcttacaggaatcagacacaggtgaattgtgtgacacggaggacagagagagacatgataaacagctccatgatggaggggatctggatgtggccggcatctcacacacattacacacaggactgtCTGATATCATGTCTGGG CAAACATTAGGGCTACCAGTGTAtgcagacatattactggatgtaaacacagctggTAATAATCTACATATATCATCTGACAGGAAAACTGCATCCAGGTCAGAGAAAAGCCAGAATCACCCAGAAAGACCAGAGAGATTTCAGTATAATCAGGTGTTGAGCAGCCAGAGattctcctcagggcgacattactgggaagtggatgttgggaGATTAGATGTATGGAGAGtcgggatgtgttaccccagtatagccaggaaagGAAGGAAGTCAGTGATTGGAGAGAATAACATGTCCTGGGGTTTGTTCAGGTGGTATGGTCAGTACTCAGTGATACATGACAGGAAAGAGATCCGGTTACCTGACAAGATCCCCAGTGATATAGTCAGGATATGTTTGGATTATGAGGCtgggcagatctccttttatgccctgtgtgacccgatcacacacctccacagcttcactaccaccttcactgagcccctccatgctgtgTTAAGTGTAGTGGATGGCTGTATAAAAATTTCTAGAAGAACCAGGGGAGATGAGAGATTCGCCCAATGGTGA